CAGCCTGCTGCCCGCGGAATCGCAGAGCAAGAAGACTCTGTTCCCTAATTCCAACACGAATTTCTTGACCTCCGCAAATTTTCCTATCGGTCAGAACGATCAAAGACAGGTGAACGGTAATTATTACCTGCAAAATTCGAATAATCAGCAAGTTAAATCGCAGCTGCAGGGAAATCTGTATCAGCAGGTTCTGAGGAACGTTAACGTAGCCCCGAAGACCAAGACGTACGTTCAGACGACGCATCTCCTTCCAGCGCTGTTGCATCCAATGCCCACTATCGCTACCATTGCGGCCAGTACTCCTCAAGTGTTATCCGATCATCAGAACGTTCAAGGTAACGTGGTGCTGCAGGCGCCTCGCGATCAGAATCAGCAGTTCCTGAAGATTCAGAACACCGGGGCTGATAATCAATTATCGACGCTGAGGAAATTGCCGTCGCTCGTGTATCAAACGATCGACAACATGGGTAGCCATAGCACTAGCAGTGTTAATACCGTGAACGCGTTCCCGGGAATCACCGATACGGCTCATCTACCTTACGTCGGCACCAGGAACGTCGAAATCGTGAATCCGAACATCAAACCAAGCCCCATCGACACGACGGTCCTGAATTCCTACGAGACGATGCATTACCCAGCTACGGTGTTAACCACCTCTATTCCCATGTTCACCACCACCAGCTTCGTGACCGCTAGACCTCTGCTCTCGTCGACCACCACAGAATCCAGCCACGTTCAGGGTCTGGTGAATTCATTGACCGAGATAGGGTCGAAGAATCATCAATCCACGGGCGATTTGAAAGCGTACCAGTCTCAGGACAGACCCGTGTTCAATCCGATCAATTTCGTTCCAAATATGGATCTAATGAAGAGTCAGAGCGCTCTGAACAGCAAACTACACGCGTCTGAACCTCTTCCACAGAATCTGAATCTCGTTCCCTTGATACCAGGTGGTAATTTCTTCAAACCTTCCTTCACGTCCCAAGGAGAGTTGTTGGTGAAACCGAAATTAAATTCAGACCTGGCGACCTACGCGGAGCAAATGTTCAAGGAGTCCCTGAAGACCATCTACAACACCCAGAAATGGAACAACGATAGAAAAGCAGCGAACCAGGCGCGTCAGAACGCGTCCGATTCGGACATCGCGAAGCTGAAGAACGAACTGCAACGTTTGAAAGCTTCGCTGTACGATTCGAAGAGGAACAAGGATCAGCTGGAAGGACATCAAACTGAGACCAAAGTGCAGACAGCTGAGCTGCCCGGAAAGAAACCGGACGAATTCTTGGCTGCACTGGAGCAGATGTTTAAGAACCATCATACGGAACCTCCGCACGTGTATTATGGAAATAATAAGCCGCACAGGTATCGAAGACCCGAGCAGGATAAATATAATCCAGGATCGAAGGGCGAACATTTTAAAGAGACGAACCACATCAAAGATTTTATGACACCGCCGCAGCCAAATCCCTATCGATCGAAAGGACATTTCCATGATAAACCGGGAAAGAAGAGACCTATCTCTGGACCAACGAGACATAATAGTCATCATAATCATCATCACGGACCGAGACCGTATCCGAGGCACCATTTTTCCCATAAAACCGGCGGTGTCGAAGGTTCCGCGACGAATCTCGATCCAGTTTACTTGGATGGATTTTCGCAGCGTGGAAATCTGCACGATTCCAGGCAACGAGTTCGTCCGGAATTCAGAAAAAGCTCGCCGTTCGATTCTTATTCCTCGTTCTCTACACAGTTACCGGAAAAGAAGGGTTATTTCAATGGGTTTAATCAGCAGAAAGGATCGATCGGTAAAGAGATCAATCATCCAAAGACTCACAATCTGCTTGGTTTGTTGATGAAGAACAAACAGCTACCGGAAGGAAGGAATACGAGCTATTTCCGAGACCAGGATCAATTGAAGCAGTTCTTCGAAGGCGAGAAACAACGATTGCAGCAACAATTTTACGACGACACTTTGAAGGATTATATTTATAAGATGTCGGATGGTCATGGTGGCTCCGATACCAGGAGATCTTTGCCACATTTACAGAAAAGTAGAGTTTGAATTATAGCAGCGAATTGTCCGTGAAAGGATATGTATGTTTTAATCCTACGATTCAGGTCAATGATTTGTCtattgcaaaagaaaatatgagAGTGCATTGTAGGGTTGAAATCGTTTTTACCTTTTCTTTAAGTGCAATAAATAGTAGAAAGTAAGTACCGTTTCAAAGTAAAAATTACGCTTGCGTCGAATTAAAAGCGTTTCAAAAATCGAGACTGAACGAGAAGAGTTCTAACGTGTGTCTTTAAGGTGCTAACACTTGTTGTATAtactaattataatatataaatgaattatgtaaaaataatattttgttgtATTTTATCACCTCCGTTgttccttttgtttttaaaaGCCTTTCGTTCGAGTTATATAACGCGACAAAATTAATCAGCAAACACTTGGCCTCGTTTTTATCCTTCTAATGCAAGTTAAATATCGCGTTTACACGATAGGGTACTTTCACTGAACAAGCAGCGCGATTAATTGATTTTACAGAGCATCACGATGTTCCATCACGCAACATTAATGCCTCTCGCTTTTTCTCACCGTTAACTAATAAATCATCGTCAATTATAAATAACACACGAAACACAATGTTTCGCTAGAAATACAACGAAAGTGAAAGCGTTTCGTCGAGGAGAAAGATTTGACACCGACCTTGTTATATTTTCACTTGCTTTACGGGGTGCGCAAGAAAGTGTGAAGAGTATTTTTCTAAACGCTCGTTCGAAAGGACCTcggttttaaaaagaaatttagatggtttttttaaagaaatcttAATGCATCAAAGATATAATGAAATCGACGTAATGTGTATCACGAACAAGTGCCTACAACTTTCACCAGAAACGACGCAGTCGGCAAGCAATTAGAAACAAATTTTTTGCAGCAATTCCAATCTACGACGCCGTTCAGAATAATATGCTCGAGTAATTTTCTCGGGGACAATAACCAACGAGTAATTGTACTTCCGTTGAATAATTTCCTTTATCAAGGATCGGCTTGAAATTCGCTTATCAATGGTGCACTCGGATGCATCGCGATCCGTTTTAACCTTGCATCGAATTGTTCACGGATCGCGTAAGTTTGTGAATGGACGAGTAATAGACGGCGGAGGGTCTATCATTATACGGCGAGATTGATTAGTCGAGGTGCTTCGAACGTTGTTATTAGGAAGATTGCAGTAACTGTGACGGATGCCGTCGACTAAACCGCAGACCACGAAACCGAGGAAATGCAACGTTAACGAGTCAGGTCATTGACACCTGTGCTTAGGCGACGACAATCAGGGAGAGTCGCGGAGATTTGACGCGGTTTTTCTCGACACGCTTTTTCTTAATCGTAGAAAACCCATTCGGTTGTCTCGCATCGCTAATCGCTGAATATAAAAGATCATCGACTCCGGCTCGCAGCCAGTTAACAGAGAACTTTGCTATCCGTCTGTCTCGATAAAATCGACGCGATGCTGGTACGTTTTGCATTTAACCGGACGAATGTCAAGATGAAATCTTCATTGTGCTCTTAGTGAATTCGgtgaaattattctatttcagaTACTTCTTGTCGCATTGACTGTGGCGGTGCTGGATACAGCCGTCGGGGCggagtaccaatttcatttgaGATCCAGAAGAGGTGTCGAAGCTGGACACAATCCTCAGGAATTTCGCCAATCACGGTATAAGAATCCAAatgtacaaaatacaagaacCGAGGATGCAAGGCCTTCTTCTTACAAGAGCGGCAAAATAAATCCGGAAGAATCGGTGAATGCACCGTACAGTAATTTACGTCAGTCTGAATCTCAAAGCAACGAATCGCCGTATTTAGATAAATTGTTCACGATGACTGCGAGTTACAAGGTTGCAAGTGATAAAATTAAACCATCCAAGCAAATTAGCACCCATAATCAAAATCCAGGAACAGAAGGTGAGAAATTAAATCcatctttttattattctatttcattatctattaattattttttttaggtGCTTACGGTGCGTTTCCGTCTTTCAACGTTCAAGTCCCATTGTACAAATCTTCAGGTCTGCAAAGTCACGCGCCGATTTTCCAGAACAACCCTTACAGCGATGCTACCAATCAGAAGAAACAATCTCTGCCAGTTCTTCAACTACGAAATACTCAAGATCTCTCCACGTACTTGACCAACTTCCAAAATCAACCGTACCTCTTGAACCCAACCGACTATCGGTTCAGTTTCGTCGGCAAAGCTCCGAAGGTGAATAACGTGCAACTGGGTTCGCCGTTCCTGTCGCCGCTTTCCAGTTTTCAGAGTCAAGTGGTCCCGATTTCCACGGCAGTCAACAGCCCGCAATTTCCACAGTACAAAGGAGCAAGCATACAGGTTTACCCGACTGTCGGCGGTTTCCCGGCGACTGCTTATCAGCCTCTTCAGACGCAGCCGCAATTGCATTTTCAACAGGACACGATGCAACGTGTGCAACCTGTTGGGGCTGTTCCTCAGTCGGCACCCGCGCAGGAAATAAGAGCCGACGTGGAGATCATCGACAAGCATCCCACGACTCCACCCCTGAAGAGAGACGACGAGGATGGTGATGAGGAAGGAGGTTTGTGTTTAAAATTAGCTTTTCGATTTTTTTAgatgttaaaataatttcttcgcGCAGGTTACACGCCAGATGAGAAGGAATACAGGCCGAATTCAGAGACCGATGAAGAGTACGATGATAAACCGGACAGGTATTTTAAAGCTCCTCGAACAGAAGGGAATTTCAAGCCCTCCATGACGTTCCCTTTTAAACAGTACGAcgagaaatttggaaaatactCCGATCAGAACCACGAAGAGGAAGTTGATTATGATAGCAATGAAAAGATCCTGTCGAATAAATATCAATCAAAGGACACTTTGTCAAAGCCATACTATAGtagacaagaagaagaagacgatgaTGGTAGAGGAAGTTATGAGAAACAGAAGGCTGAAGAAAGCTCGGAGAATACTTATAGACCTAAATATTTCGATAAGAACTTCGACGAAGAGTTTGGGGCTCCGTATAGAAAAGAATCACCGCCGCAGAGTAAGTATGTAGTTTTTGGAGAGGTAGGAAAAGAGGAAAAGTGATTTGTAATTTCAGAACCAAGAAGAGACGAATCGGAAGATCCTTCCAGCGAAGAGAATCGAACGAGTCTGAAATATTACAAGGCTCCACACTATTACCAGGATAACGAAGGACATAGCAGCGATAATTTAGGGAGAGTGTCCAAGGTGATACACGAAGAAGGTTTTGGATACAGAATATCCAAGGGGAATAAAAGATTTTGAAGTTCAAATTATAGAATAGTCTAAGATTCATCATTTAGAATCTATAAACCCGTTGTTATTGTtatgtatatttgtatataAGTTCTATATAAATTTGTATCACGAATGAAACTTACTTGAAAAGTCATTCCACTTCCATGTCCATACAGTTAATCGATCAAAATTAACTCGTACCTAAGATTGAACAGTGACCTTTGACACAGTTATTCGCATCAAATAAATCTCGCTTTCCCTCGTAAGAAATACCTGAAGCAAATCAGATAACATAGTCACCGAGATCCTTCAATTTCCGGGCAAGTAACTGCTGTTCCAGTAGAGTAATTGTACATCGAATCGGTCAGAATAAATGGTCATTAGACAATAAAGACCTGTAATTTCATTGTACCGTTCCTATATTTACTTTACCTTAATGGCTTTAATTAATCCCGTCATTAAATCGACGTCGTCCTCCCACGAATCCAAATCTGTATATATACTGGTCCTTAGAGCCGAAGCATTCAGTATCATCGATAACATCATCCAAAGCTGTTTCAAGATGAAGACCATCGGCATGGTAAGAGCAGCTACACATGAAACAAAAATTCCACTACGTCAGAATAATTTTCGAAATGTCAACAGATCATTATTGCTCTCGCGTGGGCAAGTATAGCAGAGTCAAAACCGCaagggaagaaagagaaaagagggGTGGCACTGTTGGGACCATCGGGT
This Osmia lignaria lignaria isolate PbOS001 chromosome 9, iyOsmLign1, whole genome shotgun sequence DNA region includes the following protein-coding sequences:
- the LOC117604254 gene encoding uncharacterized protein LOC117604254, which produces MLILLVALTVAVLDTAVGAEYQFHLRSRRGVEAGHNPQEFRQSRYKNPNVQNTRTEDARPSSYKSGKINPEESVNAPYSNLRQSESQSNESPYLDKLFTMTASYKVASDKIKPSKQISTHNQNPGTEGAYGAFPSFNVQVPLYKSSGLQSHAPIFQNNPYSDATNQKKQSLPVLQLRNTQDLSTYLTNFQNQPYLLNPTDYRFSFVGKAPKVNNVQLGSPFLSPLSSFQSQVVPISTAVNSPQFPQYKGASIQVYPTVGGFPATAYQPLQTQPQLHFQQDTMQRVQPVGAVPQSAPAQEIRADVEIIDKHPTTPPLKRDDEDGDEEGGYTPDEKEYRPNSETDEEYDDKPDRYFKAPRTEGNFKPSMTFPFKQYDEKFGKYSDQNHEEEVDYDSNEKILSNKYQSKDTLSKPYYSRQEEEDDDGRGSYEKQKAEESSENTYRPKYFDKNFDEEFGAPYRKESPPQKPRRDESEDPSSEENRTSLKYYKAPHYYQDNEGHSSDNLGRVSKVIHEEGFGYRISKGNKRF